DNA sequence from the Malus domestica chromosome 11, GDT2T_hap1 genome:
aataaaaaaattaaagcgtATATGGCAATCgatggttaaatataaatttaaggtttatgaattatagtgttggatttcgaagctaacccttcatgaaagttgtaaagtttgtcccCATGAGtgattgtgtgttttttttacattttttacacttctacaataatttttattatttttattattttttccctcaaataaaaaacattattcatggatgtttggaggattttgaaaatataaaaaataatgtaagtgtaacaattatctaCTCGTtaaggaataatgatgaatcacgagtgtttatatattctttcacatttttcatacttgtatgtatgttttCTTAGCTCTTGCctatataaataatatattagtttattttaattttggacaacaacatgttaagtaaaatttatccttgtaatgataataaggaactctcataataaaaataaataatgtctaaaacattttttttttaacttatatagaataataatacaaaactatttatttaatatagaatatattgtatatattaatatgactattgtattttataataaatcttttagtaattaaactttcaaattattaaaataatttttttcttaacggatcGAAACGGATTATCCACGTGTTATCCGTGTGTATACTCGTTAAGAACCTGTTATTAACGGCCCACCCGATAAtaacccgataagttatcgtgttgatccGAAAtcattattttcgtgtcgttttcgtatcttgtcaccgtgtcgtgtcagaaactgccgaaTCTACCAAAGAATCATCACTCATATTTTATATGTAAATACATCCAACAGCTAGCTCAAGCGTTGCTTACCGTCCTCCTTGATTGATGCATCTACTAATTACCTGCACTGCTTCAACGAAGTGaacttaattttcttcaatttttaatgCTTTAATAAAAACATTACCTTTTTATGTCACGATCTTCTTTCATAATTTCATCCCACTACTTTATAACGTGCTAATTATTCATTGGATGCGAGGGAAGtccattacaaaataaaaaatctttccACATCCGTTGCCTCGTATGGTCGTAATATGTGGTTCAAAGTAAGTTCAGTGTTTCATTTGATTTAGATTTTGAGTAAATTGTAACTATAgtactttaattttaatttaattagagtAATATAgtactttaattttaatttaattagagtAATAATCACTCAACTAAAAaaccattaccattggtccctcaactcatcaaaacgtgcagctatggtccctcaactaaaaattcattatcattggttcctcaactttaattcaactgaagaaatgatcccttaactttaaccaaattatagcaatggtccttccaacataattcattttgacaaaaaattttgACGCAGTTGATGAGAATAACCATAATTACATACTttaatgagttgagggaccctaattatataaataattattccaacataacttattttggcAAAATTTTGacgatgaaaatgactatagctacacattttgataaattgagggatcaatggtaatgaatttttagttaagggatTATTGctcaaatttgattaaagttgatggatcattactacaatttactctttagaTTTTAGTAATATCTTTTTAGTTCTCACTTGGACCCCAAACGCAAACATCCGGAACAAAACAGAATTGATCTGTCAAAGGTTAAGCCAAACAAAATTATTAAAAGTGAAATATATATCCATTAATTTTCCTTCTTTCAGTTgaagcctctctctctctctctctctctctcttttctttctctgtCTGAAACACACAAACCAATGGAAGTATCAGTGGCTActattggtgctgttttggtgGGGATAACAGTAATAATAATTGCAGGGGCATGGAGGTTGCTGAACTGGTTGTGGCTGAGGCCAAAAAAACTGGAAAGATATCTGAGGCAGCAAGGCCTTACCGGAAACTCGTACAGGTTTTACACAGGAGACATGAAAGAAATCTCCACGATGATAAAACAAGCATATTCTAAACCAGTGAGCCTTTCCCATGATATAGCCCCAAGAGTTATCCCTTTCGACTACCAATTAGTAAACACTTACGGTATGTTAAGCATATATCTTTTCACATCTACATGTATACAATGTTTACTTACAAGAAATAAGAATTGAAAAGATTCGGACTTTTCACTTTTGTGCGTTGTTAAAACACATAGAATCGAAAAAGTGTGATGACTTTGAAATCTGTACTCCAATAATAGTTGATCtcaattttattcttttattctttttgaaATTTATGATTTTTCTCATTTGAAGTAAATATGTCAGTAATTTGTACCTTTCTATAATTGTGTTCTCTTACTAAACTATAACATAATTAGCTATAGTGCTAAATTATAAACGATATATATCTAGATTCGCAATTCAGATTCAAATGCACAACATAATTAAATGTGATAAGACATTTTCAATGATCCGATAAATTTAGTGGCACTTAAGTCTTCACTTATTGATGTCGTTGGGAAAAGTCTCAGGTGTTAATTAAAACTAGCTGTTCACTCAAATATCTTAGATAGAACCAGGAGTCTCTCCTGAGCACTTTcctagggatcctagggatcctagggatctcataatcatactcattcatcgtatatcgtgctgTTAGAAatgatttaaaattaaaattttaaaattcaaatatgaatagtacctaacgaaaactgaccgcacgatataaaaTGAACGGATAAGATTGCGgaatccctaggatccctagaGAAGTGCTCAGGAGAGACTCCTGGTTCTCTTAGATAGATCTCCACAATTCATGCTCTTGACTTTTCCTTCTGTTTTTCTTTAATATCTTTGTAAATTTCGGACATATGTGTCAACTTTACTCTGGTTATAGTACGATACGTTGAACTTTTATGctctttaaaaacaaaactgcaGGTAAGAATTATTTTGTTTGGATGGGCCCAACACCAAGGGTGAATATCACTGATCCAGAAGATATGAAAACCATCCTTACAAAAATGGATGATTTTCCGAAGCCGAAAGCAAACCCACTTATGAAGTTACTAGTAACAGGTATTGCACTATGTGAAGGTGAGAAATGGGCAAAACACCGAAGAATTATCAACCCAGTATTCCATATAGAGAAGCTAAAGgtattatgcatgcaaacttgCCAATAGTCATTCAAATTTTCTGGAGATTTTTCCATTGATTTAATTAGAATAAGTATTTACATATAGACGAACGTAGAATCTCTTATCCACCCAACTCTCTAGTATAAGTGGTCAACATTGTCGTCAGTAAATGTGTATAAATCGCATCACTCATTCATATACCTAGTTGTGTTTGTTTAGGATGTTCATGGACTCAGCCTTAGAGTCCATGGTCTTTCTTTTTGGGAGGATGTTGGTCCTTCTTGGCTTATGTCTTATACTTCCGATGATTATGTTCTATGTGAGTAATTTGTTGGCACGGGTGATTCATTTTCCTCCTCCAGGGTTTTTCTCATGTGGTTTACCCGAGGATAGGTTTTTTCCGAGCCAGATATCCTTTGTTTCATGCCTAGTTTGTGTAACCTGTTTGGTTTTTTATGAATGAAATTCTTCTATTACCTTTTTGTCTTTTGGATGCTTGAATGCGTATGGAACGAATTTTAGTAGGTTAATAACCATATCCATTCATGTTTAAGTATGTAGATATGGAAAATATATTGATAGAGCAAATTATATGTGTATTAATTATGTTTGATATATAATTATTGttgataatttatgttttcCTCTTGTTTTCTATAGCGTATGTTGCCTGAATTTTACCAAAGTTGTAGCGAGATGATTGTGGAATGGGAGAGCTTGGTGTTGAAAGAGGGTTCATGTGAGTTGGATGTCTGGCCCTACTTTGAAAATATGACAGCCGATGTGATTTCCCGAACCGCATTTGGAAGTAGctacaaagaaggaagaaaaatattTCAACTTTTGAAAGAGCAAGCAAAACTTGCAATAAAAGTTGTACAAAGTGTTTACATTCCAGGAGCGAGGTAAATTTTCTGTTTTCACATCTTCCAACCTCCAAAACTTATGAATAAGAATGAGACGTAGTATTATAGTCGGaccctttgttttttcttcatatcagcattgaaattaataatactttttttttgcAGGTTCCTACCGACCAAGataaacatgaagatgaaagaAATTGACAGAGAGATAAGAGCGTTACTCATGGGTATTATAAACGGAAGAGAAGATGCGATTAGGGCTGGCGAAGCCACAAAAGATGACTTGTTGGGTGTGCTTATGGAGTCCAACTTGAATGAAATCAAAGAACATGGCAACAACAAAAAAGTTGGAATGAGTATGCATGATGTGATCGAGGAGTGCAAGCTGTTTTACTTTGCAGGGCAGGAGACAACCTCAGTGTTGCTAGTTTGGACAATGGTTTTGCTAGGTCAATATCAGAACTGGCAAGACCGTGCAAGGGAAGAGGTTTTGCAGGTCTTTGGAAGCAACAAGCCAGAATTTCATGGGATAATTCATCTAAAAGTTGTAAGTGTTTTCCATCGAGAAAAACTTTTGAGAGATTGCATCTATTACGTGATTCGTTTTGAGTGCAGAACAGTTTAGTTAAAAGATGACATGCTTTTAAAAGAAATGAAATGGGTGCTCACTCCACTTTTAGCTGAATTGTCTTCCACTCAAAATGCTATATGACAGGAAATAGTCACACACAAGTTCAAGTTTGTACATATCAATCTATAATGTTTAGGTTTTTCTATAGCATACGCAGTTTATGGAATTGGAATGCACTGTGTTTAACTGAGAAAAATTGGATTCATAATGTAGCTATGCAAATCCAACTAAATCGTCCAATGCACTGATCATCCCATGCACTGGTGCATTCTATTGTTTCCCCTATGTTATTAATATAAAACTTAACttggttgtgtgtgtgtgtgtatcaaaTGCATGATTTCCCAGGTGACCATGATTCTGCATGAAGTTCTTCGATTATACCCAGCACTTACTGTGATGACTCGAACCACAAACAAGAAAACACAACTTTCAAAATATTCATTACCAGCTGGAGTTGAAGTTGCCTTATCCACCCTCTTAGTTCACCATGACAAACAACTGTGGGGTGATGATGCACATGAGTTCAAGCCGGAGAGGTTTTCGGAAGGCATTTTGAAGGCAACAAAGAACAAATTCATGTACTTCCCTTTTGGAGGCGGTCCGCGGAATTGTATCGGGCAAAACTTTGCAATGGTGGAAGCAAAATTGGCCTTATCGTTGATTTTACAGCACTTTACATTTGAGCTTTCTGCATCCTATGCTCATGCTCCTTCTTCAAATCTAATTATTCAGCCACAGTTTGGTGCTCATATCATTTTACACAAACTTTGATAACTTATGTGTCAGAAGTTCTCTCTGTATTGTTGAACATATAGTGTGTAGTACCTAGGAGAAGGATGAAATATAATTTGATGCAACGTACGTATGATATGTATCTTTAAGATGAAATTTTCCCCAACTACTTCTAAGCAAAGGGGAACCGCATATATGTCTTGTAGATATAATGAAGCCCGCACTCAAAGAGGTAGACAAGGATCCTCAGGGTTTTCTACAAGCTATACTGCATAAATTAGTTTCTAGAGTTAATTTGTAATgcctttataaaaataaatggaggaagaagaaaatgttATGAAGTATCTCTCGTTTAACTATAATAGATGGTTTTGGAGAAACCCTAATCATTATATATAGGTTTGTCCCTGGTCTCACAAAGTGTGCTATATTTAACGCAAAAACCTGTCTGTAGCTTAGAGACAGTAGAAGACTGTCTTCTTAAACCCTAGCATCCGTGTCTTCTTCGAATGCAGGTAAGTTGTCATCTTCGAATGCAGATGCAAAGTCTACTGTGATCCTAGACCCATGTTTTCATTTTGTTAACTTCTTACATTCCAACATTACATTCTTGCCAGATCCAGTACCAAAGGCAGTGGTCGGTCATGGGAAACCATATACAAAAGCAAGATGTAATTTTTGAAAGTTAGAAAGCCTTAACAAATAAGTAATAATTCTCCTAATAATCTTATGAAGCTCATGATGCCAGCCAAgtcaaaaggaaaagaaaaggtctaaccaaaaaaccataaaaaaagGCACTAATATTC
Encoded proteins:
- the LOC139189226 gene encoding cytochrome P450 CYP72A219-like, with translation MEVSVATIGAVLVGITVIIIAGAWRLLNWLWLRPKKLERYLRQQGLTGNSYRFYTGDMKEISTMIKQAYSKPVSLSHDIAPRVIPFDYQLVNTYGKNYFVWMGPTPRVNITDPEDMKTILTKMDDFPKPKANPLMKLLVTGIALCEGEKWAKHRRIINPVFHIEKLKRMLPEFYQSCSEMIVEWESLVLKEGSCELDVWPYFENMTADVISRTAFGSSYKEGRKIFQLLKEQAKLAIKVVQSVYIPGARFLPTKINMKMKEIDREIRALLMGIINGREDAIRAGEATKDDLLGVLMESNLNEIKEHGNNKKVGMSMHDVIEECKLFYFAGQETTSVLLVWTMVLLGQYQNWQDRAREEVLQVFGSNKPEFHGIIHLKVVTMILHEVLRLYPALTVMTRTTNKKTQLSKYSLPAGVEVALSTLLVHHDKQLWGDDAHEFKPERFSEGILKATKNKFMYFPFGGGPRNCIGQNFAMVEAKLALSLILQHFTFELSASYAHAPSSNLIIQPQFGAHIILHKL